The following proteins are co-located in the Pyrobaculum calidifontis JCM 11548 genome:
- a CDS encoding TIGR04190 family B12-binding domain/radical SAM domain protein produces the protein MPKFDVVFLHAPSVYDFRKTAKVYGPIADVIPSTPVFDMYPIGFFSLASYLSSSGYKIGIVNLAARMLLDKDFDVERAVKGIEAEIFAIDLHWLVHSHGAIEVAKLVKKYHPNSAVVFGGLSATIYYEEVLSRYRQIDYVVLGDTVEVPFKMLVEHLLDSRRGLEEVPNLAWRDREAVKTTGIKFVPKSLDEYAVDYGEVLKIAARGGALSAIPFAGFLKEPIGAVLSYKGCILNCATCGGSLCAYASYFSRTYLGVKKPETLVNEVKSIEQYLRVPIFVVGDLQPLGVKWIEKFVEGLRRERFSSEIIFEFFTPPPLNVLKLLSKASDSVYLQISPETQDELLRLKFGRPYDNSSLETFIKRTLSLGFARLDLYFMVGIPAQTLDSVLAMPNYVRKLYGLLPRPQRHRLDVFVSPLAPFIDPGSRAFENPRAFGYRLRARTLEEHRRLLEFSRDWVEMLNYESDHISRSEIAYAVYQTAREFVKIKAENGVISWDQAKETLERMEMQRNGAFVRSTIDLYPSRRLLRSVRWKLISLMGFRGLVSIARDLAPLI, from the coding sequence GTGCCTAAGTTCGACGTTGTGTTTCTCCACGCCCCCAGCGTTTATGATTTTAGGAAAACTGCGAAGGTGTACGGGCCTATAGCCGACGTAATACCCTCAACTCCCGTGTTTGACATGTATCCAATAGGTTTTTTCTCGCTGGCATCGTACTTGAGTTCTAGTGGGTATAAGATTGGCATAGTCAACCTCGCCGCCAGGATGTTATTGGACAAAGACTTTGACGTAGAACGCGCGGTTAAGGGGATTGAGGCCGAGATTTTTGCAATAGACCTCCACTGGCTGGTCCACTCGCACGGAGCTATTGAAGTAGCTAAGCTGGTGAAGAAGTACCACCCAAACTCGGCCGTAGTCTTCGGAGGCCTCTCCGCGACGATATACTACGAGGAAGTTCTATCACGTTACAGACAAATTGACTACGTAGTTCTTGGAGATACGGTTGAAGTACCGTTTAAGATGTTAGTAGAGCATCTGCTAGATAGTAGGAGGGGTCTGGAAGAAGTTCCAAATTTAGCTTGGCGGGATAGAGAGGCCGTGAAGACCACGGGGATTAAGTTCGTCCCTAAAAGCCTAGATGAATACGCAGTAGACTACGGCGAGGTTCTCAAAATAGCCGCAAGAGGAGGCGCCCTCTCGGCAATTCCCTTCGCCGGATTTTTGAAAGAGCCTATAGGCGCAGTGCTGAGCTACAAGGGCTGTATCTTAAACTGCGCAACTTGTGGAGGTAGCCTTTGTGCATACGCTAGTTACTTCTCTAGGACGTACCTAGGCGTGAAGAAGCCTGAGACTCTAGTAAATGAGGTAAAGAGCATAGAACAGTACTTGAGAGTGCCCATATTCGTAGTTGGAGATCTCCAGCCCTTGGGCGTTAAGTGGATTGAAAAATTTGTCGAGGGTTTGAGAAGAGAGAGATTCTCCAGCGAAATAATTTTTGAATTCTTCACCCCACCCCCACTCAACGTCTTGAAACTTCTCTCAAAGGCCTCAGACAGCGTGTATCTACAGATTTCCCCTGAGACGCAGGACGAATTACTGAGGTTGAAGTTCGGCAGGCCATACGACAATAGCTCACTGGAGACCTTTATCAAAAGGACTCTATCGCTCGGATTTGCCAGGCTAGATCTCTACTTCATGGTAGGCATACCCGCCCAAACCCTCGACTCTGTCCTTGCCATGCCGAACTACGTTAGAAAACTCTACGGGCTACTGCCAAGACCTCAGAGGCATAGGCTAGACGTCTTTGTGTCGCCGCTTGCCCCCTTCATAGACCCTGGAAGTAGGGCCTTTGAAAACCCCCGCGCCTTCGGGTACAGGCTGAGGGCTAGGACTCTTGAAGAGCATAGGAGGCTGTTGGAATTCTCTAGAGACTGGGTTGAGATGTTGAACTACGAGTCTGACCACATTAGTAGAAGCGAGATAGCCTACGCCGTATACCAAACAGCAAGAGAGTTTGTAAAAATTAAGGCAGAAAACGGCGTAATTTCATGGGATCAAGCTAAAGAGACTCTAGAGAGGATGGAAATGCAACGTAACGGCGCTTTTGTCAGAAGCACCATAGATCTTTACCCAAGTAGAAGACTCCTGAGGTCTGTTAGATGGAAGTTGATAAGCTTGATGG